The following are encoded together in the Vicia villosa cultivar HV-30 ecotype Madison, WI unplaced genomic scaffold, Vvil1.0 ctg.000397F_1_1, whole genome shotgun sequence genome:
- the LOC131627730 gene encoding uncharacterized protein LOC131627730: MNKSLLLKWKWRILKEDNAIWSRFLLLRYRNPKFKVLASSGEVLNRDDSSWWKDIILNDFKKEDSVDGFNDWVICDFKQGNTILFWHSSWLGDQTLRESFPLLFDLSTNKLCKVSEAISWNNGVFSWNLGVPMGIDGLDSLGPNLLHQPTNGTSMAISLLMRDLKVLLDRITPNTVDYDDFHWKLTSNGVFSVASVSSLVSNSKDIAWPSNTIKLLDVMWKANIPKKVKIFSWRFFIKRLPLKDLLAYRGINLTSLDCPFCSYHPESSEHLFFQCQITKTVWEKIYPWLGNDLEFSLEEFKSFGCIQEKAKKSNIRVN; this comes from the coding sequence ATGAATAAATCTCTTCTTctcaaatggaagtggagaattttgaaggAGGATAATGCAATTTGGAGTAGATTTCTACTTTTGAGATATCGAAATCCAAAATTTAAAGTGCTAGCATCTAGTGGGGAAGTTCTAAACCGGGACGATTCTAGTTGGTGGAAAGATATCATTCTTAACGACTTCAAAAAGGAGGATTCTGTTGATGGCTTCAATGATTGGGTAATATGTGACTTCAAGCAAGGCAACACcattcttttttggcatagtaGTTGGTTGGGTGATCAAACTCTTCGCGAATCCTTTCCGCTTTTGTTCGATCTTTCAACCAATAAACTTTGCAAGGTTAGTGAGGCCATTTCTTGGAATAACGGTGTTTTCTCTTGGAATTTAGGTGTTCCCATGGGTATTGATGGATTGGACTCTTTGGGACCGAATTTGCTTCATCAACCCACAAATGGCACCTCCATGGCCATTTCTCTTCTCATGAGGGATCTAAAAGTGTTGTTGGATAGAATTACTCCGAATACCGTGGACTATGATGATTTCCATTGGAAACTAACTTCTAACGGTGTGTTCTCGGTAGCAAGCGTGTCTTCTTTGGTGTCCAACTCTAAAGATATAGCTTGGCCATCTAATACAATCAAATTGTTGGATGTCATGTGGAAAGCAAATATACCGAAAAAGGTTAAAATTTTCTCTTGGAGATTCTTTATCAAAAGACTTCCCCTAAAAGATCTTTTGGCTTATAGAGGTATTAATCTTACTTCTCTTGATTGTCCTTTTTGCTCTTATCACCCGGAATCTTCGGAACACCTCTTCTTCCAATGTCAAATAACAAAAACGGTTTGGGAGAAAATCTACCCTTGGTTGGGAAATGACTTGGAGTTCTCTTTGGAAGAGTTCAAAAGCTTCGGTTGTATCCAAGAAAAGGCGAAGAAATCCAACATTAGAGTAAACTAA